Genomic DNA from Theobroma cacao cultivar B97-61/B2 chromosome 3, Criollo_cocoa_genome_V2, whole genome shotgun sequence:
TCTGCAgcaatatcaatattttttctaCCTCCAACCATCTCTAGAATCATCATTCCGAAACTGTACACATCAGACTTGTGTGAAACTCTCCCGAAGTTCCTACAAAAGACTTCAGGGGCTATATATCCGGCTGTCCCTCTAGCATCCACCATTGATATAGCACTCTCTTTGGGACATGGTTTTGCCAACCCGAAATCAGAGATCTTGGGGCAAAAATCTTCATCCAAAAGGATATTATGAGGTTTTATGTCAAAATGCAAAATCCTTGTGTTGCAACCTCGGTGGAGGTACTCAAGCCCTCGAGCTATTCCTCTTGCGATTTCTTGCAATTTCTCCCATGCCAGGCGCCCCGAAGTGGAAACATTCTCTTTGTGTATGAACTTTTCAAGAGAACCATTGGGCAtgaattcaaaaatcaaagcCTTTCTGTTTTCGGTGTAGCAATATCCCAGAAGGGAGACAATATTGACATGGGACGTTCTGCTAATACTGATGACCTCATTTATGAATTCTTCTCCATTTCCTTTGATTGTGTCAAGTTTAAGAACCTTCACTGCCACAAGACGGCCATCTTCCAGCTTTCCTTTGTAAACACTGCAGAAGCCTCCTTCACCCAGTTTCTCCCTGAATgaatttgtcattttcttgatATCAGAACTATGATATCTCTTTGGAGCGAGTGATCCGTATTTTTTGATATAAGCCTCAACATTTGgatctttcttcattttcctgtTAATCGTTTGGGACACCAGTATTATAGTTTTGTAGCCAAAAATGATGGCAAATGCAAATATCACTCCACTTACAAAGCCGATTCCTGTATCCAAAGAACTGATATAAGTGTTTGATGCAATAAAGAGATCTAGAGTTTAACAAAACAGTAAGAACTATATAATGTCTTAAATGCTGCATATGATTTGTCATAAACCAACTCAGAATGATAGGGAACTTACCGATGAATTTCGACACACGCCAATCTAGGTAGCCCCGCCGGCCTGTAAAACAAATAGCATAATAGAACTTAGaatcatatataaacaaaaacaatattgATTGAATGAGGAAAGTTGAAAGGCGTACCGTCATTGTTTGAAGATGGTGGGGATTTTGCAGGACTCATTCGCGTCATGGGGATGGTGAAACGAATATCGGCAAATTATTTATACCAAGAGGTAAAGACAAAGCAACGGCAAAGGATATCTAATGATTAAAAACTTGGAACTTCTCTAATGAACATCGACAGCTTAAACAAAAGTATGATGCTTCATTGAGTTTAGGGAGAAAAGTATGTACAATATTATGTCTTTATTTTCATTGGAAAAACCGTATAGTATTGACAAAGCTCGTCTGTGGATTACACtcttggaaaaataaaaactcaaGATTCTATGATTGGAATCAACAAACTAAAATCTTTTATCACaaagttttattatattttcgaAATTTATCATTTCTAATTCTTTTACACATTATTAGTAAAGACgaataaaatgttaaaagaACAGTAGCATTAATACACGTCTGgaaattatttcattattgTTTTTAGTTTGCATTCTTGTGTTTCGATGGagaacatatttttaaaatatttgaaaaagaaaagataataaaaaaattggaatattATCCCATAAAATTCAGTCGAATCTATTGTTAATTGAATCTACACTCAGAAACTTTCCAAGTCAATTTTCTGATGATTTAATTAAGGTTGGTTTTTTGTTTGCTTTATATGATGTACATATCAGTTATTATGGCCGCCTGTCACAATATTTTTACATTGTTCGTcagttttatgtttttcatatacatacatagaCGACGATTAattcaaagaaataaaatttgaggTGCACACCctttcatgttttttttttttggtcaaaCGCAAGAAATTGACAATGACATTAGCATGCCAATGATTTGCTTTGTTTGCTGCATACACTTACATTGTGTTTAATTGGACAAAgaactttaaatattttgaaaatgaaattatttaaaaatgcatCAGTGGTATTTATAATTGTATTGCTTGGATAATTCATTTTTAGAATGACATTTTTACTATTAAAAGTTCGTTTTTTTAGTACAAATGATTTTGGATtacacaataaaaaataatcctATTTTATTCTATAAGTTTCACACATCaatcttaaaatttgaacttgaaacttgaaaattggttttcaaattttaacctTTTGTAGTGTTCCCTTATAAATACTATTAATTAGCaagtgttatatatatataaacacctTTTGACTTTTGAAGTGTGATTCGAAACAAGTTATTTTTGGCCTTTAGAACCCCTTATCTAATTTCAAGAGttttaacaatttcaaattcttttttacaaacaaggtaattttatttatatattttggaATTTGAAAGCCTTGTACAAATGAAATCCCTCTAagacattttaatttctagctTTAAAGGACTACAATCTCATATTTCGTATCCTATTCCCATATTAACATCTATTCTATTAATAAAGTCTTTGACTGACTTTGATATCGGAACTCAAATTAAATGATATCAATTCAGTTGATGAAATTAcgtaaaaattaaatgataaattcaaaaattatgcattattaTTAAGGGTATTGTAGAGGTTGGATTTGAATGttcttaaattcatttttgttgTACCTAACTACTTCCTTCATTCTATATAATCTCATGTTGACTTATTCTA
This window encodes:
- the LOC18604171 gene encoding LEAF RUST 10 DISEASE-RESISTANCE LOCUS RECEPTOR-LIKE PROTEIN KINASE-like 2.4 → MSPAKSPPSSNNDGRRGYLDWRVSKFIDLFIASNTYISSLDTGIGFVSGVIFAFAIIFGYKTIILVSQTINRKMKKDPNVEAYIKKYGSLAPKRYHSSDIKKMTNSFREKLGEGGFCSVYKGKLEDGRLVAVKVLKLDTIKGNGEEFINEVISISRTSHVNIVSLLGYCYTENRKALIFEFMPNGSLEKFIHKENVSTSGRLAWEKLQEIARGIARGLEYLHRGCNTRILHFDIKPHNILLDEDFCPKISDFGLAKPCPKESAISMVDARGTAGYIAPEVFCRNFGRVSHKSDVYSFGMMILEMVGGRKNIDIAADHSSEMYYPHWVYDRLQQGNNLGLHGVMTSQDNDIAKKMIIIGLWCIQTYPVHRPSMNEVLFMLEGSLDALKIPPKPFIYTPTRSPINLCTAPIL